The Magnetospirillum sp. 15-1 DNA window GTGGTGGTGGTCACCACGTGGGCGTGGGGCAGCGGATTGGGATACACGCCGCCGGCCACCAGACCGGCGAAGTGTGCCATGTCCACCATGAAGAAGGCCCCGACCTCGTCGGCGATCTTGCGGAAGCGGGCGAAGTCGATGGTACGCGGATAGGCCGAGCCGCCGGCGATGATCAGCTTCGGCTTGTGGGTGCGGGCCAGTTCCTCCACCTCGGCGAAGTCGATCTGGGCATCCTGCTTGCGCACGCCGTACTGCACGGCCTTGAACCACTTGCCCGACTGGTTGGGGGCCGCGCCGTGGGTCAGGTGACCGCCGGCGGCGAGGCTCATGCCCATGATGGTGTCGCCGGGCTGCAAGAGCGCCATGAACACGCCCTGATTGGCCTGGGAACCCGAGCTGGGCTGCACGTTGGCGTAGGAGCAGCCGAAAATCTCGCAGGCGCGGGAAATGGCCAGGCTTTCCGCGATGTCCACGAACTCGCAACCGCCGTAATAGCGCTTGCCGGGATACCCCTCGGCGTACTTGTTGGTCAGCACCGAGCCCTGGGCCTCGAGCACGGCCCGCGAGACGATGTTCTCGGAGGCGATCAGCTCGATCTGGTCCTGCTGGCGCTTCAGTTCCTTGGTGATGGCCGCGAAGACCTCGGGATCACGCTCGGAAAGCGGAGTGCGGAAAAAGGCGTCGGTGGGTGCGCTGGACATCGGATCTCTTTCTGGCAGTCGGGTCGTGACGATGTAGGGGGCTCAGGACTGCCCGTCGCCGGACAGCTTGGAGACGCGCCGCGCATGACGGCCGCCCTCGAATTCGGTCTCGAGAAAAATTTTCAGGCAATCGCGCGCCACCTCGGGACCGGTGGTACGCCCGCCCATCACCAGGACGTTAGCGTCGTTGTGGCTCCGGCACATGCGCGCTCCGAAGGCATCGTGCACCAGGGCGGCGCGGACATGCTCGAAACGGTTGGCGGCGATGGAGATGCCGATACCGGTGCCGCACAGCAGCACGCCGCGCTGGGCCTTGCCGCTTTTCAGCGCGTCGGCCAGCTTCACGGCGAAATCGGGATAGTCCACCGAATCCGGCCCATCGGTGCCCAGGTCAAGCACCGACCAGCCGGAGGCGGCCAGATCCTTGACCAGCAATTCCTTCATCTCGATGCCGCCGTGATCGCAGGCAATGGCTATGGTTTTGGCACTCATCAGCAACCTACCCCGGCGATCCTTGTTTGCATGGGCTAGATACCATATGTCGGACCACCTTGCCAATGCGCCACAAGCTTATGGGGCATACCCGATCGCGACACCGAACCACCGCGGCGACGGCCAAAAAAGCATCACGAACAGGCCTTCCGGCAATAGAAGCCTGACCGCTTATACAGACCATCGGCGTAAACCCCCATACGTCGGGATAATCATTATTGCAGTTCACACCAACTCCAAGAACTCATTATTCATGTGGTTCAATTTCCAATTGACAGTGAAGTCCTGCCATGTCTTCATTGATTCAATTATGCCAACAAACTGTGGTCGGATAGCCAGATGAGCGACATCAACTCGGATAAGACCAATCGTGACGACCTGCTGCGCATGGCCGTCGATGTAGTCGCCGCCTATGTGGGTAAGAACCCGGTTCCGGCGGGGCAGTTGCCTGAACTGATCAATACGGTCTACGGATCGCTTTCATCCCTTGAAGGCGGCCAGCCGGAAGCAAAGTCCGAGGCTCCGAAACCCGCCATCGCCGTCAAGAAGTCGGTGACTCCCGACTACATCATCTGTCTCGAGGATGGCAAAAAGTTGAAGATGCTCAAGCGGCATCTGCGCACCACCTACAATATGACGCCGGACGAGTACCGGATGAAGTGGGGCCTGACCCCCGACTATCCCATGGTCGCCCCCAACTATGCCGCCCAGCGCTCGGACTTCGCCAAGAAGATCGGTCTGGGCCGCAAGGCCGGCGAAGCCACCGACAAGCCGGTCCGTCGCGGCCGCCGCTAAACGCGGACGGGCTGAAACTCGAACGGCGCGATGCCTCGGGCATCGCGCCGTTTTCGATTCCGGATTCGGTTCCGATGGCGAGATACGCCGGTCAACGTTTGCCGGGCGGCGGATACCGCTCCTACAGAACGATTTCCATGCCGTCGCGAGCCACGACTACCCCATCCCAGGTCTGAAGCGCCTCGGCCTCGATACCGGCCATGACGTCGTCGGTGTGCTCCGGGTCGTGATGGAAGATGGCCAGACGCCCGGCACCGGCCGCCCGGGCCAGGCGGATACCCTCCTGCCAGGTGGAGTGCCCCCAGCCGACCTTGCCGGGGAATTCGGCATCGGTATAGGTGCAGTCGTAGATCACCAGATCGGCACCCCGCATCAGCGACAGCACGTTGTCGTCGAGGGTGCCGGGCGTATGCTCTGTATCGGTGATATAGGCCATGGCGACGCCGCCGGTCTCCAGGCGATAGCCGCAGGCACCGTTGGGATGGCGCAGCGGCGCGGTACGCAACGTCACCCCGTCATAGGGGGTGAAAACGCTGCCCACCTCGAAATCCTCGTACGAGACGATGCCGCGCATGGCGGCCAGGGGCACCGGGAAATTGGGTGTTTCCATCTGGCCGGTCAGCACGTGCTGGATGCCGCGCGGGCTGCCCTCCTGCCTGGGGCCGTGAACCTCGAGGCGGAAAGCCGGGTTGTAGGCGGGAGCGAAGAAGGGAAAGCCGTTGATGTGGTCCCAATGGGTGTGGGTGAAGAACAGATGGGCCTGCCCGATGCCGCGACCAATGATATCGCGCCCAAGGGAGCGGATACCCGTCCCGGCGTCAAAGACAATGATCCCAGCCTCGGTGGTAACGGCAATACAGGAGGTATTGCCGCCATAGACCACATGATCGGGCGAAGGACAGGCGATGCTTCCGCGCACCCCCCAAAACTTCACCGTGCAAACCATTCCCTGGCTCCCCGCGCTAGCCCCACGGCACGACTGTAGCCACAGTGCCGCCTTGCGCCTATGTATTTGGTCACACAAACGGGGAAAAATAAGAAAGAATGTTAGTTAAATTGTGACATAATCACCAATGGCCAATGCCGGAAGGCTGGAGGCCGCGCCGCCATTGACGGCGATCTCCACCAATCCCGAAGAATTCTCGTACCAGAACGCCTCGCCGGCCGGCACGTCGGAGAATGTACGCGCCCGATGAAACTCGTGCCCGCCGGCCCGCAGAACGGCATCCCCGGCCAGGGCCGAGGCCCGCAGCCCGGTCCAGGCATTGCCGTAATGGTCGTGGTAGATGACGGCCGCCAGATCGTCGGGCCAGTCGGCACGGCGCGGCGGGTCCAGGGGCTTGCACCCCGCATCCTCGGGATTCAGGCCGGCGGCCAGACGGGCCGCCATGGGGGCGAAGAGATCGCGGCCGTGAAAGCTGGCCGACAGGCGGTCGGGCCGCCAGACGATCTCCCAGGCGCGAGAGGTCTTGGCGCGGCGCAGCAGCGGCTCGAACAGGCCGTTGTCGGGGCCGACGAACAGTACGCCGTCCGCTTCGACCACCAGGGGCAGGCGCTCGCCTCCCACCCCGGGATCGACCACCGCCAGAACCACCGACTGGCGGGGAATGGCGGGCGCCAGCGCCGCCAGCAGATAGGCCGAGGCCTTGGGGTCGAAGCGTGGCGCGTCGGCCAGCAGATTGACCACCGGCTCGGCCGGCAGGGTCTGGCGGATGACCATCTCCATCTGGCCGAGATAGGGGCCTTGCACCCCGAAATCGGTAAAAAGGACGATCATCCCGCCGCCCCTCCCCGTGTCACCCCGGCCGGCCGTCGGCGCGCGGCTTGGTGCAGATGGGGAAGTAGACCACGACATAGAGAATCCAGCCGAGGGTCCACAGACCGCCGCCC harbors:
- the glyA gene encoding serine hydroxymethyltransferase → MSSAPTDAFFRTPLSERDPEVFAAITKELKRQQDQIELIASENIVSRAVLEAQGSVLTNKYAEGYPGKRYYGGCEFVDIAESLAISRACEIFGCSYANVQPSSGSQANQGVFMALLQPGDTIMGMSLAAGGHLTHGAAPNQSGKWFKAVQYGVRKQDAQIDFAEVEELARTHKPKLIIAGGSAYPRTIDFARFRKIADEVGAFFMVDMAHFAGLVAGGVYPNPLPHAHVVTTTTHKTLRGPRGGMILSNDADIGKKINSAIFPGIQGGPLMHVIAGKAVAFGEALRPEFKLYARQVVDNARALADVLVRRGLDIVSGGTDSHLMLVDLRPKKLTGKAAEASLEHAGMTCNKNGIPFDPEKPTITSGVRLGTPAATTRGFGVEEFKKVGELIGDVLDGLAANPEDNSVAEARARAEVAELCRRFPIYS
- the rpiB gene encoding ribose 5-phosphate isomerase B, encoding MSAKTIAIACDHGGIEMKELLVKDLAASGWSVLDLGTDGPDSVDYPDFAVKLADALKSGKAQRGVLLCGTGIGISIAANRFEHVRAALVHDAFGARMCRSHNDANVLVMGGRTTGPEVARDCLKIFLETEFEGGRHARRVSKLSGDGQS
- a CDS encoding MucR family transcriptional regulator, whose amino-acid sequence is MSDINSDKTNRDDLLRMAVDVVAAYVGKNPVPAGQLPELINTVYGSLSSLEGGQPEAKSEAPKPAIAVKKSVTPDYIICLEDGKKLKMLKRHLRTTYNMTPDEYRMKWGLTPDYPMVAPNYAAQRSDFAKKIGLGRKAGEATDKPVRRGRR
- a CDS encoding MBL fold metallo-hydrolase, which encodes MVCTVKFWGVRGSIACPSPDHVVYGGNTSCIAVTTEAGIIVFDAGTGIRSLGRDIIGRGIGQAHLFFTHTHWDHINGFPFFAPAYNPAFRLEVHGPRQEGSPRGIQHVLTGQMETPNFPVPLAAMRGIVSYEDFEVGSVFTPYDGVTLRTAPLRHPNGACGYRLETGGVAMAYITDTEHTPGTLDDNVLSLMRGADLVIYDCTYTDAEFPGKVGWGHSTWQEGIRLARAAGAGRLAIFHHDPEHTDDVMAGIEAEALQTWDGVVVARDGMEIVL
- a CDS encoding SAM-dependent chlorinase/fluorinase — encoded protein: MIVLFTDFGVQGPYLGQMEMVIRQTLPAEPVVNLLADAPRFDPKASAYLLAALAPAIPRQSVVLAVVDPGVGGERLPLVVEADGVLFVGPDNGLFEPLLRRAKTSRAWEIVWRPDRLSASFHGRDLFAPMAARLAAGLNPEDAGCKPLDPPRRADWPDDLAAVIYHDHYGNAWTGLRASALAGDAVLRAGGHEFHRARTFSDVPAGEAFWYENSSGLVEIAVNGGAASSLPALAIGDYVTI